Proteins from a genomic interval of Geodermatophilus obscurus DSM 43160:
- a CDS encoding recombinase family protein, producing MSSRAAIYCRISSDPRDTGLGVDRQRQECRDLAVARGWDIVRVHVDNDVSAFSGKRRPAYERLLADVSAGAVDVVLAWHPDRLHRSPLELEEFIVAVEKGGVGVQTVTAGQWDLSTATGRFFARQLGGVARYESEHRGERLRAKLDQNAARGVTHGRATYGWRAEYAPDKTRCDVVHEEEADVVRGIAGQLLAGESLRSITANLNARGVPSPRGGPWHKGMVRHLVLRERNAGLRVHRGQVVGQGTWEPILDPGTYEQVRAVLGDPARKTSTGTAAQHLLSGIARCGVCGTPVRVAWNRTVHSYRCAGRSCVSRRKADVDELVSRVVVARLARPDAVDLFAPDTSDVRRAAAEEVQVLRARLDNAADDYADGKIDARQLERITARLRPAVATAEARARAVDDAPLLSGLLGVADVETAWSSLSLSRRRAVVEALMAVTILPTRQGVRTFDPSTVRIEWKA from the coding sequence GTGTCGAGCCGAGCGGCCATTTACTGCCGGATCTCTAGCGACCCTCGGGACACCGGCCTGGGAGTTGACCGTCAGCGACAGGAGTGCCGCGACCTGGCGGTGGCTCGCGGTTGGGACATCGTCCGTGTCCACGTCGACAACGACGTGTCTGCCTTCTCAGGAAAGCGCCGGCCCGCATATGAGCGGTTGCTAGCGGACGTGAGCGCTGGGGCCGTGGACGTCGTCCTGGCCTGGCACCCTGACCGACTGCACCGGTCCCCGTTGGAGCTGGAGGAGTTCATCGTCGCGGTAGAGAAGGGCGGGGTCGGGGTTCAGACGGTCACGGCTGGCCAGTGGGACCTGAGCACCGCGACCGGGCGGTTCTTCGCCCGCCAGTTGGGCGGCGTCGCCCGATACGAGAGCGAGCACCGAGGCGAGAGGCTGCGTGCGAAGTTGGACCAGAACGCGGCCCGTGGTGTGACCCACGGCCGAGCGACGTACGGCTGGCGCGCCGAGTACGCCCCTGACAAGACCCGCTGCGACGTCGTTCACGAGGAGGAGGCTGACGTTGTCCGGGGCATCGCCGGCCAGCTCCTCGCGGGGGAGTCTCTTCGGTCCATCACCGCGAACCTCAATGCCCGCGGCGTGCCGTCCCCGCGTGGCGGCCCCTGGCACAAGGGCATGGTCCGACACCTGGTCCTACGCGAGCGCAACGCGGGCCTCCGCGTCCACCGCGGCCAGGTCGTCGGGCAAGGCACTTGGGAGCCGATTCTCGACCCGGGGACCTACGAGCAGGTGCGCGCCGTCCTGGGGGACCCGGCTCGCAAGACGAGCACCGGGACCGCGGCCCAGCATCTCCTCTCGGGGATTGCCCGATGCGGCGTCTGCGGTACCCCCGTCCGGGTCGCATGGAATCGCACCGTCCACTCCTACCGCTGCGCAGGCCGAAGCTGCGTCAGCCGACGGAAGGCCGACGTGGACGAGCTGGTGAGCCGGGTGGTCGTCGCTCGGCTGGCCCGACCGGACGCCGTCGATCTCTTCGCCCCCGACACGTCAGACGTTCGTCGAGCGGCGGCCGAGGAGGTGCAGGTGCTCCGTGCCCGCCTGGACAACGCCGCGGATGACTACGCGGACGGGAAGATTGACGCCCGACAGCTAGAGCGCATCACCGCTCGGCTTCGTCCTGCGGTGGCGACCGCGGAGGCGCGCGCCCGAGCGGTTGACGACGCGCCCCTACTGTCCGGCCTTCTCGGCGTGGCCGACGTAGAGACGGCGTGGAGCTCCCTGAGCCTGAGCCGACGGCGAGCCGTCGTTGAGGCGCTCATGGCCGTGACCATCCTGCCGACACGCCAGGGGGTGCGGACCTTCGATCCCTCCACGGTGCGGATTGAATGGAAGGCGTGA
- a CDS encoding CHAT domain-containing protein codes for MASKDAELEIGLQWRPHDQRFNASLAFDGPADQEPRRQLVDQPVYVDLPRLRQLTANAEQYGTALTEMLFAVEEIGDFYRLARTAAGADDTPIHLRLLVDPSAPNDYHRVRWELLRDPEDGAPVATRRNVMFSRYLSSSDWTLSTSPPKHDLRALVVIANPSNLADYTPRGRSLAPVNVLAERQSAVIALGPSISVTVLDSGGAATLDRITDALADGIDLLYLVCHGTLADGDTRLWLEAPDGTAAVVDGQQLVDRLNGLTRRPTLAVLCSCQSAGTEPATEDGGVFAALGPRLAASGVPAVVAMQGNVTMTTAASFFPAFFEELAAHGVVDRAMAVARSRIEGRQDWWAPVLFSRLKRGRTWYLPGFAEAGSYLWNAVISAVESRTFTPILGPGLAAQIIGSRREIARRWVDRWMMPIAPANREDLPKVAQYLRTRTAEQVPANDLRNYLMTDFRQRYADRVPEALLQGSQPEKVIAELGAQTRRTDLDDPYVRVAALPAPIYVTTTWNSLLEDALVDAGRPPVVGSFDWNDAPVSDLSEELHEKPTVERPLVYHLFGRIEEPESLVLTEDDHFAWLMAWIDRRQNLPASVRHALTRKSLMFLGYRLDDLDFRVLFQSLQSFGGSGQLRRWQHIGVQLSPASPMIEPEAAQEYLESYFGERKVGIYWGETRRFLQELGQRMQVPQ; via the coding sequence GTGGCTTCGAAGGACGCAGAACTGGAGATCGGCCTCCAATGGAGGCCTCATGACCAGCGATTCAACGCCAGCCTCGCCTTCGACGGGCCGGCTGACCAAGAGCCACGGCGCCAGCTGGTGGACCAGCCGGTGTACGTGGACCTGCCGCGTCTCAGGCAACTGACTGCGAACGCCGAGCAGTACGGCACTGCGCTCACCGAAATGCTATTCGCCGTCGAGGAGATCGGGGACTTCTACCGGCTGGCTCGCACCGCCGCAGGAGCTGACGACACTCCCATCCACCTCCGGCTGCTGGTCGACCCCAGCGCGCCCAACGACTATCACCGGGTGCGATGGGAGCTGCTGCGGGACCCGGAGGACGGTGCGCCCGTTGCCACCCGGCGCAACGTCATGTTCTCCCGCTACCTGAGCAGCTCCGACTGGACGCTGAGCACATCGCCGCCCAAACATGACCTGCGTGCCCTCGTGGTGATCGCCAACCCCAGCAACCTAGCGGACTACACTCCGCGGGGCCGGTCCCTCGCCCCGGTAAACGTGCTGGCCGAGCGTCAGAGCGCCGTCATCGCGCTCGGGCCGAGTATTTCTGTCACGGTGCTCGACTCCGGCGGCGCGGCGACCCTTGACCGCATTACCGACGCCCTGGCCGACGGGATCGACCTGCTGTATCTGGTCTGCCATGGCACCCTCGCCGACGGCGACACGCGGCTGTGGCTCGAGGCTCCCGACGGCACGGCGGCGGTGGTCGACGGCCAGCAGTTGGTGGACCGGCTCAACGGGCTCACCCGCCGGCCCACGCTGGCCGTCCTCTGCTCGTGCCAGTCCGCCGGCACCGAGCCCGCCACCGAGGACGGCGGTGTGTTCGCCGCCCTTGGCCCCCGGCTGGCCGCTTCCGGTGTGCCAGCCGTGGTAGCCATGCAAGGCAACGTCACGATGACGACGGCGGCTAGCTTCTTCCCGGCGTTCTTCGAGGAGCTGGCCGCGCACGGCGTCGTGGACCGGGCCATGGCCGTCGCCCGCAGCCGGATCGAGGGCCGGCAAGACTGGTGGGCACCGGTCCTCTTCTCCCGTCTTAAGCGGGGCCGCACCTGGTATCTACCGGGGTTCGCCGAGGCCGGCAGCTATCTTTGGAACGCCGTGATAAGCGCCGTTGAGAGCCGCACCTTTACGCCGATCCTCGGCCCCGGCCTGGCCGCGCAGATTATCGGCTCCAGGCGGGAGATCGCCCGCCGGTGGGTGGACCGCTGGATGATGCCTATCGCCCCGGCCAACCGCGAGGACCTGCCGAAGGTCGCCCAGTACCTGCGCACTCGCACTGCGGAGCAGGTGCCGGCCAACGACCTGCGCAATTACCTAATGACAGACTTTCGGCAGCGGTACGCCGACCGGGTGCCCGAGGCGCTGCTGCAGGGCTCGCAGCCGGAGAAGGTTATCGCCGAGCTGGGCGCGCAGACCCGGCGGACCGACCTCGACGACCCCTATGTCCGCGTCGCTGCGCTGCCCGCGCCCATCTACGTGACCACCACCTGGAACTCTCTGCTGGAGGACGCCCTCGTCGACGCCGGCCGCCCCCCCGTCGTCGGTAGCTTCGACTGGAATGACGCTCCGGTCTCCGACCTTTCTGAGGAGCTGCACGAGAAACCCACCGTGGAGCGGCCGCTGGTCTATCACCTGTTCGGCCGGATCGAGGAGCCCGAGTCTCTGGTGCTCACCGAGGACGACCACTTCGCCTGGCTGATGGCCTGGATCGACCGGCGGCAGAACCTGCCGGCGAGCGTGCGTCATGCCCTCACTCGGAAGTCACTAATGTTCCTCGGCTACCGCCTCGACGACCTCGACTTTCGTGTGCTCTTCCAGAGCCTGCAGAGCTTCGGCGGGTCGGGACAGCTTCGGCGGTGGCAGCACATCGGCGTCCAGCTCAGCCCGGCAAGCCCGATGATTGAGCCGGAGGCTGCCCAGGAATACCTCGAGTCCTACTTCGGAGAGCGCAAGGTCGGCATCTACTGGGGGGAAACCCGCCGGTTCCTGCAGGAGCTCGGCCAGCGCATGCAGGTGCCCCAGTGA
- a CDS encoding C25 family cysteine peptidase, which translates to MTALRGLWTRRPGLSNPYVGPRAFGSDDRLYGRDRETRELFDLLIAERIVCCTRHPALPTPVEQHFLAKSKEVWVGGEMAAGHTGRSPPRGHRRRPPASPDCLHRLADPPRRKETAMTHDSPLAAHDENPATTDSELVFNGVDGTTGGYLFPPTPAASLAALVRGEQLAGDAVDELQSRSAADEADFGIAFGHDPEDLAQSGWGLVAPVGLAPDVLEALTPLRELRRRQAGDLYREFLGDYGVQPGEGKQQWLARHGMGPSPANPAKVPYYLLLVGDPEAIPYRFQYQLDVQYAVGRVAFNTAEEYDNYARTVVQRESTMASGPRSVALFGPQNLADRSTNLSRRLLVEPLAEELIAARERFPKLADLRVGSAVADKATKAQLLDLLTSDSAPEVLFTAGHGVGFPAQDTRQREAQGALICQEWPGPLLSAGAMTDDYYLSAADIDLTTLVRPAVVFSFACFGGGTPVENDFAHQGTGPAAMAARPFVARLPQRLLGSPAGGALAFLGHVERAWGCSFTWPGAGAQRVVFHSALLAVLSGWRVGHAMEFFDERYAELSADLNETLEGVRKDGRNVPDSELAGAWTANNDARSYVVVGDPAARLPVAP; encoded by the coding sequence GTGACCGCCCTCCGGGGGCTGTGGACCCGCCGCCCCGGGCTGTCCAACCCCTACGTCGGCCCTCGCGCCTTCGGCTCCGACGACCGTCTGTACGGCCGTGACCGCGAGACCCGTGAGCTGTTCGACCTGCTGATCGCCGAGCGCATTGTTTGCTGTACGCGCCATCCGGCGCTGCCCACCCCGGTCGAGCAGCACTTCCTTGCCAAGTCGAAGGAAGTGTGGGTGGGGGGAGAAATGGCGGCAGGCCACACAGGTCGTAGTCCGCCTCGCGGTCATCGCCGGCGTCCTCCTGCTAGCCCTGATTGTCTGCATCGTCTTGCTGACCCGCCGCGTCGGAAGGAAACGGCCATGACTCATGACAGCCCCCTCGCCGCGCACGACGAGAACCCGGCCACCACAGACAGCGAGCTGGTGTTCAATGGCGTGGACGGCACCACCGGTGGCTACTTGTTCCCGCCCACCCCCGCAGCCTCACTGGCGGCTCTTGTGCGTGGGGAGCAGCTCGCCGGGGACGCCGTCGACGAGCTGCAGTCGCGCAGCGCGGCGGACGAGGCCGACTTCGGCATCGCCTTCGGCCACGACCCCGAGGACCTGGCGCAGTCCGGTTGGGGGCTGGTTGCGCCGGTTGGCCTGGCGCCCGACGTGCTGGAGGCGCTCACCCCGCTGCGCGAACTCCGCCGAAGGCAGGCAGGAGACCTTTACCGGGAGTTCCTCGGCGATTACGGAGTTCAGCCGGGGGAGGGCAAGCAGCAGTGGTTGGCCCGCCACGGGATGGGACCCAGCCCTGCCAACCCCGCGAAGGTGCCGTACTACCTGCTCCTGGTCGGTGATCCGGAGGCCATCCCGTACCGCTTCCAATACCAGCTCGACGTCCAGTACGCGGTCGGGCGAGTCGCCTTCAACACCGCCGAAGAGTACGACAACTACGCCCGGACGGTCGTGCAGCGCGAGTCCACCATGGCTAGTGGGCCGCGCAGCGTCGCGCTGTTCGGCCCCCAAAACCTGGCAGACCGGTCCACTAATCTTAGCCGCCGCCTGCTCGTCGAGCCCCTGGCCGAAGAGCTGATCGCCGCGCGTGAGCGTTTTCCGAAGCTGGCCGATCTGCGGGTCGGGTCGGCTGTGGCCGACAAGGCCACCAAGGCCCAGCTGCTCGACCTCCTCACTAGCGATAGTGCCCCCGAGGTGCTGTTCACCGCCGGCCACGGTGTCGGTTTCCCCGCCCAGGACACCCGGCAGCGGGAAGCGCAGGGCGCACTGATTTGCCAGGAGTGGCCGGGTCCCCTGCTGTCGGCCGGCGCCATGACCGACGACTATTACCTCTCTGCTGCTGACATCGACCTGACGACGTTGGTACGCCCTGCCGTCGTCTTCAGCTTCGCCTGCTTCGGCGGCGGCACCCCGGTGGAGAATGACTTCGCACACCAGGGCACGGGACCGGCGGCCATGGCGGCGCGCCCGTTCGTGGCCCGCCTGCCGCAGCGGCTGCTCGGCTCACCAGCCGGCGGTGCACTCGCCTTCCTCGGGCACGTCGAGCGCGCCTGGGGCTGCTCATTCACCTGGCCAGGAGCGGGTGCGCAGCGCGTGGTCTTCCACAGCGCCCTCCTCGCCGTGCTCAGCGGCTGGCGGGTGGGACACGCGATGGAGTTCTTCGACGAGCGGTACGCCGAGCTGTCGGCCGACCTAAACGAGACGCTCGAAGGAGTCCGCAAGGACGGCCGCAATGTGCCCGACAGCGAACTGGCCGGCGCCTGGACGGCCAACAACGATGCCCGCAGCTACGTCGTGGTCGGCGACCCGGCCGCGCGCCTGCCGGTCGCGCCTTGA
- a CDS encoding SIR2 family protein: MPAVVTMQGNITMTTAAVLTQAFFQSPVKHGLVNRVTVVVRAAVQNRPDWSVPALFMRLRSGRLWYRPGTAPGGERFDKWPSLVIDLQVGMCTPVVGVGITEALLGTRQDIATDWAQSYRYPMAPHNRDSLPQVAQYLSVNQNRRFPCLKYMSHLRRTLVERYREDLPADLLDEDASLEDLLAAAWEAQHRREEVEPFSVLAQLPAPVYITTLNSRLLANAPRDASRRPEVELCRWHEDADWPESVFDRELDYRPTPERPLIYHLLGTFDEPESLVLTEDDHFNFLIGVTRNQDLVPAVVRWRLSDSAQMFLRSRLDEWDFRVLYRSLMNSEGGRRRAQYTHVAVQLDPEEGATVDAGRAWRCLKTYFSNARVSLYWGSTEHFAKDPQDAWGARR; this comes from the coding sequence GTGCCCGCCGTGGTGACGATGCAGGGGAACATCACCATGACCACCGCCGCAGTATTAACCCAGGCCTTCTTCCAGAGCCCAGTCAAGCACGGGCTTGTGAACCGAGTGACCGTGGTCGTCCGGGCGGCCGTGCAGAACCGGCCGGACTGGTCGGTGCCCGCGCTGTTCATGCGGCTGAGGAGCGGACGGCTGTGGTACCGGCCCGGAACCGCTCCCGGCGGGGAGCGGTTCGACAAGTGGCCGTCGCTGGTCATCGACCTGCAGGTCGGAATGTGCACCCCGGTGGTCGGGGTCGGCATCACCGAGGCGCTGCTGGGCACCCGCCAGGACATCGCCACGGATTGGGCCCAGAGCTACCGCTACCCCATGGCACCGCACAACCGGGACAGCCTGCCCCAGGTGGCCCAGTACCTGTCGGTCAACCAGAACCGGCGCTTCCCCTGCCTGAAGTACATGAGCCATCTGCGCCGTACACTCGTGGAGCGGTACCGCGAGGACCTGCCCGCGGACCTGCTCGACGAGGACGCCTCCCTCGAGGACCTCCTCGCCGCGGCCTGGGAGGCGCAGCACCGGCGCGAGGAGGTCGAACCCTTCTCGGTGCTGGCCCAGCTGCCGGCGCCGGTCTACATCACCACCCTGAATTCCCGCCTGCTGGCCAACGCCCCGCGCGACGCCAGCCGCAGACCGGAGGTGGAGCTCTGCCGCTGGCACGAGGACGCCGACTGGCCCGAGTCGGTCTTCGATCGCGAACTGGACTACCGGCCCACCCCCGAGCGTCCGCTGATCTACCACCTGCTGGGGACCTTCGACGAGCCCGAGTCCCTGGTGCTGACCGAGGATGACCACTTCAACTTCCTCATCGGCGTCACCCGCAACCAGGACCTCGTGCCGGCGGTGGTGCGCTGGCGGCTGTCGGACTCTGCGCAAATGTTCCTGAGGTCTCGCCTGGATGAGTGGGACTTCCGCGTCCTGTACCGCAGCCTGATGAACTCCGAGGGGGGACGGCGGCGAGCCCAGTACACGCATGTGGCCGTTCAGCTCGATCCCGAGGAGGGGGCCACGGTCGACGCGGGGCGTGCCTGGAGGTGCCTGAAGACCTACTTCAGCAATGCGCGCGTGTCCCTGTACTGGGGCAGCACGGAGCACTTCGCCAAGGATCCGCAGGACGCCTGGGGTGCCCGGCGATGA
- a CDS encoding WD40 repeat domain-containing protein, with translation MTATDTPSRVGNPYVGPTSFRLGDALYGRDREREELVDLLEAERIVLIYSPSGAGKTSLIEAALVPALRDDGFEVLPVIRVTHPLESRPGAPTPRNRYVMSALLSLEEGLPPERQRPVAELATLTLREYLAVRADRDGRPGNEVFIFDQFEEVLTADPTDEPAKHAFFKELGQTLRDQDYWALFLMREDFLAALDPYLRHVPTRLRTRFRLDLLSADQALEAIRRPAERAGVDFTEEAARQLVDDLRTVRVQRPDGVTEVLGSYVEPVQLQVTCHLLWSMLPPGASEITRADVEALGRVDQALAGYYAERVRAAAERTGVPERAIREWFEERLITPQGLRSQVLEGPAPSGEGGYRLLGELLDAHLVRAETRRQATWYELAHDRLIEPVQRDNAAWLAQHLSPVERAATLWEQECRPDRLLLLGADLAAAEEDDAVRAGKLTHRQREFLEASRRAAERSARRRLRRASLIAATMALLLISALVLGVIAWRNAANARAASALASARELAAGADRLVSTRPDLAILLGLQSLSLAGDQDRSPPAGLITALSQLTHRTAWVSDGHDGAVFGVAFSPDGAVLAGAGADGTVRLWDAATGRARGAPLTGHTDAVTAVAFSPDGAVLASAGADGTVRLWDPATGRPRGAPLAGHTDAVNAVAFNPDGTLLVSAGTDRTIRLWDTATGRGRGELAGVAGHAGAVNAVAFSPDGSLLASAGADGTVRLWDPATGGPHGAPLAGQAGHVGAVNAVAFSPAPDGSLLATAGADRTVRLWNPATGQPRGVPLEGHVGAVNGVAFSPDGTLLATAGADATVRLWNPATGRPRGGPLAGHDGAVTAVAFSPDGASLGSAGTDQTARIWEVADTYSVSRRLAGDPGLVYEVAFSPDGALLSTAGRNGRVRLWDPVTGEPRGAPLFGHSGAVNGVAFSPDGTLLASASVDEMALLWDPATGRPQGALLTTHGGPVNAVAFSPDGTPLATASEDGTVQLWDAATGEPQGAPLTGHTDAVNGVAFSPDGTLLASAGSDRTVRLWNPATGRPHREPLGGHVGAVNGVAFSPDGTLLATAGADGTVRLWNPATGRPHREPLTGHTDAVNAVAFSPDGTLLVSAGADGTTLLWDPATGQPYGEPLEGNSGVVWSAAFSLDGRLLATTTDKTLQLWDLSWWEEPPSAWAEAGCRLVNRNLSADEWNQFAGDLPYQRTCPGLPSGERAPSNAIAADYSP, from the coding sequence ATGACCGCCACCGACACGCCCTCGCGGGTCGGCAACCCCTACGTCGGCCCGACCTCCTTCCGTCTTGGCGACGCTCTCTATGGACGGGACCGCGAGCGCGAGGAACTGGTCGACCTGCTCGAAGCTGAACGGATCGTCCTGATTTACTCGCCCTCCGGCGCCGGGAAGACGTCGCTGATCGAGGCCGCCCTGGTTCCGGCCCTGCGGGACGACGGATTCGAGGTGCTGCCGGTCATCCGGGTCACCCACCCGCTGGAATCCCGGCCCGGAGCTCCCACGCCCCGCAACCGCTACGTGATGAGCGCACTGCTGTCCCTCGAGGAAGGCCTGCCGCCGGAGCGACAACGACCGGTCGCAGAGCTGGCGACCCTGACGCTGCGCGAGTACCTGGCGGTCCGCGCCGACCGGGACGGCCGTCCAGGCAACGAGGTGTTCATCTTCGACCAGTTCGAGGAGGTGCTCACCGCCGACCCCACCGACGAGCCGGCCAAGCACGCGTTCTTCAAGGAGCTCGGCCAGACGCTGCGCGACCAGGACTACTGGGCGCTGTTCTTGATGCGGGAGGACTTCCTCGCCGCCCTGGACCCCTACCTGCGGCATGTCCCAACGCGGCTGCGGACGAGGTTCCGGCTGGACCTGCTCTCCGCGGACCAGGCACTCGAGGCGATCCGCCGACCGGCGGAGCGGGCCGGCGTCGACTTCACCGAGGAGGCCGCCCGGCAGCTGGTCGACGACCTGCGCACCGTGCGGGTGCAGCGGCCGGACGGGGTCACCGAGGTGCTCGGCTCCTACGTCGAGCCGGTCCAGCTGCAGGTCACCTGCCACCTGCTGTGGTCGATGCTGCCACCTGGTGCCTCGGAGATCACCCGTGCCGACGTCGAGGCCCTGGGGCGGGTGGACCAGGCGCTGGCCGGCTACTACGCCGAGCGGGTCCGCGCGGCCGCGGAGCGCACCGGGGTACCCGAGCGAGCCATCCGGGAGTGGTTCGAGGAGCGGCTCATCACCCCGCAGGGGCTGCGCAGCCAGGTGCTCGAGGGACCCGCGCCCTCCGGGGAGGGCGGGTACCGCCTGCTGGGCGAGCTGCTCGACGCCCACCTCGTCCGCGCGGAGACCCGCCGGCAGGCCACCTGGTACGAGCTGGCCCACGACCGGCTGATCGAACCCGTCCAACGGGACAACGCCGCCTGGCTCGCCCAGCACCTGTCCCCCGTGGAGCGGGCGGCCACGCTGTGGGAGCAAGAGTGCAGGCCGGACCGCCTGCTGCTGCTCGGCGCTGACCTCGCCGCCGCGGAGGAGGACGACGCAGTCCGGGCCGGCAAGCTCACGCACCGGCAGCGAGAGTTTCTCGAGGCGTCGCGGCGAGCAGCGGAGCGGAGCGCCCGCCGCCGCCTGCGTCGCGCGAGCTTGATTGCGGCAACCATGGCCCTGCTCCTGATCTCTGCCTTGGTGCTCGGCGTCATCGCCTGGAGGAACGCCGCAAATGCCCGGGCGGCGTCCGCTTTGGCCTCGGCGCGGGAGCTGGCAGCCGGTGCGGACCGGCTGGTCAGCACGCGCCCGGACCTGGCCATCCTGCTGGGCCTGCAGAGCCTAAGTCTCGCGGGCGACCAGGACCGGTCCCCTCCCGCCGGACTGATAACCGCACTCTCCCAGCTCACCCACCGCACTGCGTGGGTGTCCGACGGCCACGACGGGGCGGTGTTCGGCGTGGCGTTCAGCCCGGACGGTGCTGTGCTGGCCGGCGCCGGCGCCGACGGAACGGTGCGGCTGTGGGATGCCGCCACCGGCCGAGCGCGCGGCGCGCCGCTGACCGGCCACACCGACGCGGTGACCGCGGTGGCGTTCAGCCCGGACGGTGCTGTGCTGGCCAGCGCTGGCGCCGACGGGACGGTGCGGCTGTGGGACCCCGCCACCGGTCGGCCGCGCGGCGCGCCGCTAGCCGGCCACACCGACGCCGTCAACGCCGTGGCGTTCAACCCGGACGGGACCCTGCTCGTCAGCGCTGGAACCGACCGGACGATCCGGTTGTGGGACACAGCGACCGGCCGAGGGCGCGGCGAGCTGGCCGGTGTGGCCGGCCACGCTGGTGCGGTCAACGCGGTGGCGTTCAGCCCCGACGGGTCTCTGCTGGCCAGCGCCGGCGCCGACGGGACGGTGCGGCTGTGGGACCCCGCCACCGGGGGACCGCACGGCGCGCCGCTGGCCGGTCAAGCGGGTCACGTCGGCGCGGTGAACGCCGTGGCGTTCAGCCCCGCCCCCGACGGCTCCCTGCTGGCCACCGCCGGCGCCGACCGGACGGTGCGGCTGTGGAATCCGGCCACCGGCCAGCCGCGCGGTGTGCCGCTGGAAGGTCACGTCGGCGCGGTGAACGGCGTGGCGTTCAGCCCCGACGGCACCCTGCTGGCCACCGCCGGCGCCGACGCGACGGTGCGGCTGTGGAATCCGGCCACCGGCCGGCCGCGCGGCGGTCCGCTGGCCGGCCACGACGGCGCGGTGACCGCCGTAGCGTTCAGCCCCGACGGGGCCTCATTGGGCAGCGCCGGCACCGACCAAACGGCGCGAATCTGGGAGGTCGCCGACACCTATTCCGTCAGCCGGCGGCTGGCCGGTGACCCCGGCCTGGTCTACGAGGTGGCATTCAGCCCGGACGGCGCGCTGCTAAGCACCGCCGGTCGCAACGGGAGGGTGCGGCTGTGGGATCCCGTCACGGGTGAGCCGCGGGGCGCGCCGCTGTTCGGCCACAGCGGCGCGGTGAACGGCGTGGCGTTCAGCCCCGACGGCACCCTGCTGGCCAGCGCCAGCGTCGACGAGATGGCGTTGTTGTGGGACCCCGCCACCGGCCGGCCGCAGGGTGCGCTGCTGACCACCCACGGCGGCCCGGTGAACGCCGTGGCGTTCAGCCCCGATGGCACGCCGCTAGCCACCGCGAGTGAGGACGGAACGGTGCAGTTGTGGGATGCCGCCACGGGCGAGCCGCAGGGTGCGCCGCTGACCGGGCACACCGACGCGGTGAACGGCGTGGCGTTCAGCCCCGACGGCACCCTGCTGGCCAGCGCCGGCTCCGACCGGACGGTGCGGCTGTGGAATCCGGCCACCGGCCGGCCCCACCGCGAGCCGCTGGGCGGTCACGTCGGCGCGGTGAACGGCGTGGCGTTCAGCCCCGACGGCACGCTGCTGGCGACCGCCGGCGCCGACGGAACGGTGCGGCTGTGGAATCCGGCCACCGGCCGGCCCCACCGCGAGCCGCTGACCGGCCACACCGACGCGGTGAACGCGGTGGCGTTCAGCCCCGACGGGACCCTGCTGGTCAGCGCCGGCGCCGACGGAACGACGTTGTTGTGGGACCCTGCCACCGGCCAGCCGTACGGCGAGCCGCTCGAAGGTAACAGCGGCGTGGTCTGGAGTGCGGCGTTCAGCCTCGACGGGCGCCTACTGGCCACCACCACCGATAAGACGTTGCAGCTGTGGGACCTGAGCTGGTGGGAGGAGCCGCCCTCTGCCTGGGCTGAGGCCGGCTGCAGGCTGGTCAACCGCAACTTGTCCGCAGACGAATGGAACCAGTTCGCCGGGGATCTGCCGTACCAGCGGACCTGCCCGGGACTACCTTCCGGGGAGCGTGCACCGAGCAATGCCATCGCAGCCGACTACTCACCGTGA
- a CDS encoding N-acetylmuramoyl-L-alanine amidase — protein sequence MVTERPGHCRGCAPRGHRRSATALSAVRGAAFAVALSVIGSATACTIPTSASSASTGTTTQTTSQVSSPPFAAPLSAGLPAVVVLDPGHNGGNAAAPADISRPVPAGGFTKPCNTVGAQTSAGYPEHAFAFDVAHRAADLLRAKGVTVALTRTDDSGVGPCVNERADAANEAGAALAVSIHADGADPDVRGFHVIKPALAPDGGNAGILEPSEQAAFHMLTAFSAATAEPMATYPGELVQPGLTRRNDLAGLNLARVPAIFIECGNMRNHEDGTVVTDPDWRQRAAQGIANGVLMFLASRP from the coding sequence ATGGTGACCGAACGACCGGGCCACTGCCGCGGCTGCGCACCTCGGGGTCACCGGAGGTCGGCCACAGCCTTGTCAGCTGTGAGAGGCGCCGCCTTCGCAGTGGCGCTGAGCGTGATTGGCTCGGCTACCGCCTGCACAATCCCGACAAGTGCGTCGAGTGCCTCGACCGGGACGACGACACAAACTACGTCGCAGGTCTCCTCACCTCCGTTCGCGGCCCCGCTCTCAGCCGGGCTGCCTGCTGTCGTCGTTCTGGATCCGGGGCACAATGGCGGCAATGCTGCTGCTCCGGCTGATATTAGCCGGCCCGTCCCGGCAGGTGGCTTCACCAAGCCGTGCAACACCGTTGGTGCACAGACGAGCGCCGGATACCCCGAGCACGCGTTCGCGTTCGATGTGGCGCATCGGGCAGCGGACCTGCTCCGCGCCAAGGGCGTGACCGTGGCCCTGACCCGCACCGATGACTCGGGAGTGGGCCCCTGCGTGAACGAGCGCGCCGACGCAGCCAACGAGGCCGGCGCCGCTTTGGCGGTTTCCATCCATGCGGACGGCGCCGACCCGGACGTTCGGGGCTTCCATGTGATCAAACCTGCTTTGGCACCTGATGGTGGCAACGCCGGCATCTTGGAGCCTTCGGAGCAAGCAGCGTTCCACATGCTGACGGCCTTCAGCGCGGCGACTGCTGAACCAATGGCCACCTACCCGGGAGAGCTTGTGCAGCCCGGACTCACTCGACGTAACGATCTCGCCGGACTTAACCTAGCACGCGTTCCGGCAATCTTTATCGAGTGCGGAAACATGCGCAACCACGAGGATGGAACAGTTGTTACCGACCCGGACTGGCGTCAACGAGCCGCGCAGGGGATTGCCAACGGCGTGCTGATGTTCTTAGCCTCACGTCCATGA